From the Globicephala melas chromosome 8, mGloMel1.2, whole genome shotgun sequence genome, the window tagaaataaaaacagagcagagtttttttttctcccttgtattcAGTTTGAAAGAGGCCTTAATTAATGCCTTATGGTTTTGCTTTGAAAGAACCCAGGTTGGAGGGAAATGATATGAGTTTCTTACTAAGATTATTTCTTAAGAAGGTGTATTCTCAGTATGAAGCCACTTTATGCCATTTTGATTTTGCTCAAGTTGCAcagttaaaaatgctttaaaatttcttataGACTTAAATGTGTAAGATGATAGTCTAATAAGCTGgggtatgtttgtttttgttcactATTATTGGATTGTGCTAACAGTTTATACAAATGCTAGAAACGGAGGTGTCATTTAGTCGTCATTAGCCATGAACAAACCTGACCTTTTATTCCATCGTGTGTGTAACGTGGTATGACATGGTTCCCTTTAGGCTGAAGACAGTGGGAGCAGCCGAGTTCAGTCCTTGCTCTCCAACTAGGCAAGGTTCTCTCAACTAAATCAAGGGTATAGGAGTCTTTGACTACTTTcaggatgtttttaaaataacctgaTCCACATGGTCTCTTCCCTTCTTGCAGCTGCTACTAAATTTTCATTCAGAATATCAAGCTATGGTCCTTTTTGTAATCTTAACTCAGAATTCTAGGagtgtaacttttctttttttttttttttaattaccgcAAAATCCAGCTGTGGTAAACTGACCATTTTATCATTACTATTTTTTACTTGTAGCAACAGCATTTTACtccttaaaaaaagagagagagaaaatctgcTTTCTGGACTTGTAAACTCTGGTGGAGAATCATAGGTTTTCCCCTTGCTGTTTGCAGGTTCAGACCCTAGACAAGTACTTGACCAAATCTGCATTTGCAGCCTCTCACAGAAGCTGCTTTAGCAATTTAACCGTTTTCTCTACCCAGACTCCCCAACCTCGAACAGCCAGAAAACAGGTTGACCTCCTGGGCCTTGGACACAGCCAGCCAGGCCATTGAAGGAAAAGCAGAGACGAAGCCTTGAACCATCTCTCTCCATTGTGGGGGCCAAGTAGCTGCAGTAGCCTTGAGTCCCAGTTGCATTGGGTTAAAGAGCTCAGACTTACTATGTGGTAGGGGTGTAGACTCTCTTCCTGATAGGACATGAGCTCTGCAAGAGTTAACGTTTTACCTAAACTTGGGGTTTCCGTGGTTCATAAAGttgtaatgttatttttttttcaaatgaaagcaAATTCATATCTGGCAAGAAGACTCCAGAGGATGATACTGTCCTTGCCATTTACAATCTAGAGATTTTCCCCCAGAAGGAcagactttttttccctcttacttTTAGAAGCAaaactacttttttctttctcacacacaccccAGTCCCCCTAATGCTAAGCCAGCTTCCACCTCCTCATTCCACACGATCGTGAATAGCACACGTTATGGTCGGTTCCTCCGAAGAGTGTTGAGTTAGGGTCTgagaggcagaggggctggggaagaCTTATTTTAGCCCGTGTGGGAATGAGAGAAAAGTGAAGGCAGAACAGTGATGGTGGTCTGTTTCCCACAGGTCCCCTTCCCCTGAGCCCATCTACAATAGCGAGGGGAAGCGGCTTAACACTCGCGAGTTCCGCACCCGCAAAAAGCTTGAAGAGGAGCGGCATAACCTCATCACGGAAATGGTTGCCCTCAACCCTGATTTCAAGCCACCTGCAGATTACAAGTAAGTGGGGGCCAGGTGATCTGGGACAAGGACACCTGCGGATTAGGTGTGGTCTGGTAGAGCAATTTTGGTACTAATCTCTTATTCCTTACCCCCAGTCACCTGTAATTAACAAGTGGTGTCGGGTTAGTTCTAGAAGAGCTGTCGACTTGTGTCATCTTGGAAGCGTGCAGAGTCTATgagtcttttctttcttagacCTCCAGCAACACGTGTGAGCGATAAAGTAATGATTCCACAAGATGAGTATCCAGAAATCAACTTTGTGGGGCTGCTGATTGGGCCCAGGTGAGTAACTACTATCCTGTGGAATATAGAATTCCTAAGGACCTGGGAGATGTGTCTGTCTTGTGCCTGTTTGGGTGCCACTGGTGGCTTATCTTCCTGTTTTTGGTAGGATGTTCACTTTGGCTGAGTGCATGCCTTTTTGTGAGAAAATCTCTTTTAACTTCCCCATTTCACCGCAGGGAAGTCAGATCTTGAGGATTGCTGTGTCTGTGACCTTAACTTAGAGATCATGGAGCTCTTGGTGGGAAAATCCCATTCTCTGCACTCATGGTTTCCTTCCAGTGCCCAGCGAGCCACTCTGGCGTGTGAATTTGTGTGTCAGGTATGACAATGGTCTTTTCTGCCTTTGACAGAGGGAACACCTTGAAGAACATAGAGAAGGAGTGTAATGCCAAGATCATGATCCGGGGGAAAGGCTCTGTGAAAGAAGGGAAAGTCGGGCGCAAAGATGGCCAGATGCTGCCAGGAGAAGATGAGCCGCTTCATGCCCTGGTTACTGCCAATACCATGGAGAATGTGAAGAAAGCAGTAGAACAGGTGAGGGAGCCAGAAAGGAAGCCTCTAGCCAGAATTCTAGGTGGTGTCCCAGGACTTACATAACTGTGCCCGTTGCATCTCCACCAGATAAGAAACATTCTGAAGCAGGGTATCGAGACTCCTGAGGACCAGAACGATCTACGGAAGATGCAGCTTCGAGAGTTGGCTCGTTTGAATGGGACCCTTCGGGAAGATGATAACAGGTGTGTATGTGATTAGTTTAGAGGGGAGTGCACAGAGACCTGAAGAACCTATGGAAGAAGGGTGATTGGCCATAGCCCTTCAGGTGACTTTTTTCTGTCAACAGGATCTTAAGACCCTGGCAGAGCTCGGAGACCCGCAGCATTACCAATACCACAGTGTGTACCAAGTGTGGAGGGGCTGGCCACATTGCTTCCGATTGCAAATTCCAAAGGTGAGGGTTTCCTGGTAGCCCGTGGTATACAAGACAGTTCCTGTTAACCTGCAGACTCAAGAGAagctttctttctgtgaatgtggtctgTAATGGTGTGATCGAAAACCCAGAATGATTAGAAACAGCTGATGCAAAACATCCCTATTTTATTGCTTATCTTGAGCCCAGGGAAACTGGAAAACTTTCCTTCTGGGTATAGGTGTTTTCACAGTGGCTTAATGTTAACTGCCATTTGTTGCTTAAGGTGGGTATAAGAAGACAGCAATCCTGTGCAGTTCCGACCAGTTGCGAACCAGCATTTGATAGCAATGTTTTTCTACTTTGGGTGGCAAATATAAAAAGCTTTGTTAAGGAAGTTCTGGCAGTTGCTCCGGTCTTGGCATAGATGTTCCTTCCCTCAGACCTGGAATGTAGAAATTGATGAAACTTGCTATTGTAGAAAAACCTGTGCTTTCCTGGCTGGCGTGGTTGGCTCTGGTCTGgtgcttcctctctcctctgtgctTGCCCTAAGGGTCTCTGCTGTGGCAGAGGTACATGTAAtcccagtggcagagctgggcatgGAACTGAAAAGCTGATGAGACTATTTTGAGGAAGGGGTTAGAAAGGGTGACTGAATTCCTCAGAACTTTCTCTGTGTAAATTTCTCAGAGTAAAGGTTTCTATCTTAAGgagggttttttccttttctgtttttgtgtcccccaccccaccttcagGCCTGGTGACCCCCAGTCAGCTCAGGATAAAGCGCGGATGGATAAAGAATACTTGTCCCTCATGGCCGAACTGGGGGAGGCACCTGTGCCCGCATCTGTGGGCTCCACCTCTGGGCCTGCCACCACACCCCTGGCCAGTGCACCTCGGCCCGCTGCTCCCGCCAGCAATCCACCTCCACCGGTGAGCTTCAAGGGCTGGTTCTTACAGCCTGGCCCCCCTTGTCTTCTGAAGAGACTGGGGGAACGTGGCCAGGTGCTTTGGGTAGAACAGGTGGACATGGGCGGCAACATTGTTCTTTCGGGACGTCAGGAATGTTTGGGGACCTCTCAGTTTGGGGAAGATCCTGTCCTTGTGTTCTGGTCCTGTGGCATAGCCGAAAGAACAGTGTTGCCACCAGGGGGAGCAGGCAGGGACGCTGGCGGGGAATGCTCTCACGTAGTCTCTCATGTCCACTGCCCAGAGCCGCCCACCCTGGATGAATTCTGGCCCGTCAGAGAGTCGGCCCTACCATGGCATGCACGGAGGTGGCCCTGGTGGGCCCGGAGGTGGCCCGCACAGCTTCCCACACCCGTTACCCAGCCTGACGGGCGGGCACGGTGGACACCCCATGCAGCACAACCCGAATGGACCCCCTCCTCCTTGGATGCAGCCGCCGCCACCACCGATGAACCAGGGCCCCCACCCACCTGGGCACCATGGCCCTCCTCCAATGGGTAAGTAAGTGTCAGACCAGAAACCTTGGGGCTTTGGGATAAGCAAGGGTTTGTATCGTCACTGCACACTGGAAGCAGGTCTCAGAGCCGTCGGGTATTGGTACTGAGTCTCTTGCCAAGGCTTGGGCTCCAGGCCAGGAAGAAGGTTCCGTCCTGGTTCAGGGAGGGACTTCTGTGTGGGGTAGGCACAAGCCTGCTGCTTAGAGGCGGAGTCCCAGAACTGCTCTTGTGCGGGTAGTGATTGCAAGCTGTGCGGCTAAGCTGCTGGTGGGGCGGCATCCTCCCTGGCCAGTTCCAATGTCCTGCTAAGTTCCTGCTCTTTCCTTCCATCAAGATCAGTACCTGGGAAGTACGCCTGTGGGCTCTGGGGTCTATCGCCTGCATCAAGGAAAAGGTAATGGAACCTGGCCGTTTGCTCACTTTGGGGTGTCGCCTCCCAGGCCTGGGAGTGAGTGGGGGCTCTGTTGCAAATCCCTCTCTTCCACTGAGGCCTCACCCTTGTCTCCACCTGGCTGCAGGTATGATGCCGCCACCACCTATGGGCATgatgccgccgccgccgccgcctcccagTGGGcagcctccaccccctccctctggTCCTCTTCCCccatggcagcagcagcagcagcagcctccaCCGCCCCCTCCGCCCAGCAGCAGTATGGCTTCCAGTACCCCTTTGCCATGGCAGCAAAGTGAGTGGAATATTTTGGGcttgtgggggtgggtgggattgcaggggagggggctgagagGAATGAGAGACCCTGGCAGACAGGCAGGCAGACACCTTGGGGTGAGACTCTGGTCTCTGCTGCAGGGTAAACAGAAGGGCCTCGTGGCCCCCGGGGGCCTCGGGGAGGAGAGCTGACGTTTGGTGTGGTTGTGTCTGGGGAGAGGTTTGGGGGGGCCTGGAGGGGAGCCGCCATCATAGGTAGGGTGCCAGAAGTCCAGGCTCTGCTGGGTGAGCTGCTGGCTGGCCCAAGCCTACGCGTTAGGCCCGGGTTGGGGTGGTGCATGCCTGCTCTGCAGAGGGATGTGATTGGGGCCTGAGAGACTGTGGGGATGGGATCGGGGGCAGCGGGGAGAGTAGCTGTGGCCTTGAGGTTGAATGTGCCGTTCGGTGGTGGCGGCGGATGGGCGGAAGGATGTCAGAGCCGGTTCTTGTGTCTGGTACCTTCCCCTCAGCCCTTCCAGGGGCATTGGTGACAAAGGGCTTACTCTGTTAAGCCTAGAGACCTTGAGGCTGACCCCAGGGTAGtcctgcccacccctccacccccatcgcCAGGACAGCCCTGCCCGCCCGCCCCCCACCACCGTACCGCATGCCAAGCCAGGAGCAGGCGTCCCTCGCCCCCCCATCCCAAGGCAGCAGCCGCAGAGAGCCGCGGTGTGCCCCCGcgcgtgtgaccttgggcttctTTACCACCCCAGATACGACGACTACCACCACGAGCGCTGGCACAGGGTCCATCCCGCCATGGCAACAGCAGCAGGCGGCTGCCGCAGCTTCTCCAGGAGCCCCTCAGATGCAAGGCAACCCCACTATggtgcccctgcccccaggggtCCAGCCGCCTCTGCCGCCCggggcccctccccctccgccgCCTCCGCCGCCTGGTTCCGCCGGCATGATGtatgccccgccccctcctcctccgcctcccaTGGACCCTTCTAACTTTGTCACCATGATGGGCATGGGGGTGGCGGGCATGCCACCCTTCGGGATGCCTCCAGCTCCCCCACCGCCTCCACCACAGAACTAGACTcggttttttaagaaaatatatattatatatagagagaattgGTCTCGTTTAAACACACGCCGAACCTCACCATATGGAGCCAGACATTGGGACGCACGCATGTGattgtgtgcacgcatgtgtgtgtgtgcacgcaccgGGCTGGGCCAAGCGACTGAGGCCTCGCTTAGGAACGGGCAGGTGGTAGTAGGGGCGCCAGCTTGGGCTCTCCTGGCGCCCCGTAGCATCGAGtgtcttctttgtcttctttctctcctcaccCAAATCCCTTTGCCTCTCCCCAAACCGGGCCGCCAGGATCCCTCCCCGCGGCGGCGATGGCCCGAGCCATGAGAGTGAGGACTTTCCGCGCCCATTGGTGACCCTTCCAGGCAGACAGCCTCAGCAGCGCCCCTGGTGGACAGGATGGTTCGGCAAAGCAGCCTGAGTTATTTTTATGGACGGAATCGGAACACGCTGGCtccatattgtgaaattttttattaattttttctttttcctttgttatttccttatcttttcctttcttcagacTCCGTCCAAGGAGATGCTCTCCCCGGTCTTCTGCTGCAAttagattcctttccctttttcattcctCGTTCTTCTCTTTCTAAGGAGAGAGGAACAAATGGTTCTTAGGCAAAGGCTTTTGGCCACCAATGTCAGGCTAGTGGGGGGTTCCTTTGGTTCTAAGATTTTCAAGGTGCCATAGTCgccctgagatttttttttcccctaattttaaGCGTGGGGTTTTGTCTCTGTCACCTTTGTAGACTAGCGGGTTGAACCCCAGGTCCAGGGTCCATTTCCGTCCTGGCATCCCTGCCAGCAGTCGGGGCCACCTATGCTGCCGTGGGCTTGTCTGCCAGCCAGGAGCGCCCTTTCCACGCCCCTGAGCACCTGAGCTGCCTCAGATTCCATTTGTTCCTCTCTTTCCTGGAAGGtttccttttcaaatttattttagtcCCAAATGTCAGTGTTTTGCAGTGTCTAGGGGTTTGAGCCCTTTGTTTTccattctgcttcttttttttcctccttcctcttaaTGGTGTGATTATGTTGATAATAATGTATAATGCGCGTTCTCTTCACTGGTTTATCTGCAGAAATttctctgggcttttttttttttttttttttttttttttttttttttttttggtgtatgaTTCAACACTGCGTTAAAGGGGGATGGATGTTCCATTGAATAAAAGAGCAGTGTGGTTTTCTGggtctgtttatttccttttcttttaaatcccCTCTGCCACCATCAGCACCAGCACCAGTTACCTTACCTGCGTTCAGCTCCTGGCCGTActtgtccttttcttcctggaGAGTCTCTGGGACCTTCATTAAGGAAGCCCCCATCTACCTCCCTGTGTAGTTTCGCTGAGGGAAACTGGTGTGTGGGcggccccacctcctccctctgccttagTAGTTAATGGCTGAGAACCTGGTGACCCCCTCCCTGGTCTCTCTTTTCGAAGGCCTTTCCCTGGGGCTTGGACCTCCCCATGCGATGAGCTCCAGTTGTGATTTGTACTTGGAAGCTGCCACCTGACTGTGAGGTCCTGGGCCTAGGGAGGCATCGGCACTAAAGTCAAGCCAACTAATCCTGCCTGTCAGGCTCAGAGCTGCTAAAGTTAAAACCGTCAAGtggctttttctctctctgctggtGACTCGCAGCCTGCCACACTGCAGGCTTCGGGGAGAGGTGGGGCAGGAGAAGGGGACTCACCTTGTGCTTTGTAAGCACTTCACAGAGGGTCTCAGGCTGTTTTGGTCTTTGGTGTCTGGGGTGGTGGATAGGGCCCATGGTGGCACCAGAAAAGTACATCTCAGGACATAACATGGGGCAGTGAGGGTCTTGTTCAGCTGCTGCTGCTTTGCTACAGTTCCCTTGGGGAGAGCTGCGCTGGGGCCTGCCCTTTCCCACtagctttccttccttccaggagGCTGAGGGACAGCAAGCTTCTGTTGCCCACGGCTCCTGGCCAGCGGGGACGGCACAACGCTGGCCTGGGCTGCTTTCCAGCTTCAGGCTGGGGCTGGCCGCTGCTGTTTTATCTGGAGCAGAGCCTTGCGTGTCTGGGCCCCATCCCGGGTGCCTGTGTTTGCTGTAGGCCCAGCAGGGGTTAATGAAGCCTCAGAACCCAGACCTGTTCCCTGGGTCTTCCTAAGCAAGCCCTAAACTTCAGTTGACTGAAAGGTAGCAGGGAgaccttttctctttgttcttagcTGACAGAatgggggcagggcctggggcctggcaaCTCTCTTTGACTTCGGCTTCATCTCATTGCTTCCCCCCACAAGCTTGGTTTCCCTGGTGGGCTCATGGGGCAGTTAATTAGCTCTTTGAAGCTCTGGAAGAGGCAAAGTAGCGCTATGTgggttttagaaataaaatcaataaatgacTTAACCACAGCCCAGCTATCTCCGTTTCTCTCCCCTGGGGCCAGCTCCGTTCCTGGGCTCACTCCCTTTCTGTTCCCTGCTGTCAGCTTTCGTTAAGGTTTTGGGGGGGTAACAAGTGGATGAAGGAGGCATCAGTGGCCTTTCTCCAAGCAGCTCAAGGCCCTGAAATGGAAGAGAGACAGCAGGAAGGCTTGGCCCTCGGAACCACAGCAAGCACCTGCCTTTGTGGTGGAACGGGAGGGAGGAGTGCTCTCCCACCTGCCTTGGACACCTAGGGTAGAGAAGAGCCCTCTACTTGACCCTGTTTCTGTtctgctgcagcagcagtgtctccccaccccctcaaagCTAGGTTGGTGAAAGGAATGTCGGTTGGGAAAGGTCACCGTCAGGGCTGTGTTACTGAGACCCAGCCAAGGGCTCTGGAGGAACCCAAGATGGGTCCCGGGAAGGAGGCAGGATTTCTGATTAGAAACCTAGTCGGATATAAACAACTTGAGTTATTTCAAGTTGGGAAGGTGCTCTCAGGGTTCTTTAAAATCTATGCATGCAACACTAATGGGGGTGAAAGGGGAGAAGGACTTGGGGAAACAGGTCAGTTTCAGCCTTCAAGCTTCCATCCTGCTGGGCTGGGGGAAGCAAAATAAAAGAGGGTCTCCTGAGGTGGCGTCACCTTTGGAAAAGACTGGAAAGTTTGAGTGGATGCCAATGACGCAACAAAGACCGAAAGAGCCCACAAGAAAGGTAGTTGGAGAAACCAGTTCAAAGTACATCTGTTTCCCAAGAGAAACAGGATGTGTCCCAGTTCAGCAAGTGCCTCGAGTGCAGGGGCGGGGTGAGCACTAAGTTGATGAGCAGGGAGGGGGCGTGGATTGAGTTGACATGGGGAGCAGGATAAGAAGCTAGGAATGCTCTGTTAGGAGCAGGTCCATAGTGGCAGGAAAATTAGGGGTCAGTGCAAAGGTTTGTGTGGCCAGAGCACGCAGCCACAGTTGGGGCATGAGGTGACAACAGGGGAACTGGCGCTACCTTGTCGACAACTGTACCAAGGAGCTTCTGAGCTCTACCCGGCCCTCCACAAGGAACCACGGGCCATGCTGGCCAAGCGCAGAGACCAGGTGCTTGGTGGAGGGTGGGGTGAACCTCCCCAGAGGCACAGTCCTCAGAAACAGCTTGGCCTTCCTTGAACCAGACTCGATAGCATCCTGCTGCTGTCCCGGCCTCTGACCTGCTTTCTTGGCCCTCAGACCAGAGCACCCAGTTCTCCCCTTCCACCGGCCCACCGCCCGGCCCCAGGAAGCCCAGGCATCCTTTGAAATAGCTCCAGGCCCTGGGCTCCTTTTGctcaaagaacaaagcaggatCTGAGGTCAGCCTCCACAAGACTAGGAGGCAGTggctggaggaagcagggagtTATATTCTCAGTTGAGAGTATACATTTCTTGAAGGAATTAAAGGCTCAGAAAAGTAAAGCAACCAGCCTAAGTTCCCACAGCAAATCAGTGCTGGGGCCAGGACACCAGCAGTGAACTGGGGGCAGCCAAAGCCGCAGAAGGAAGGATCTGTagctgccaggccctggggaggaaTGGTGTAACATTCCCGGGGTGCAGGAGCTCCCATTTTACGGGTGAAGTCACATTTGGGAACCtggcccactttttttttttatacagaaggttcttattagtcatcaactttatacacatcagtgtatacatgtcaatcccaatcgcccaattcagcacaccaccatccccacacccCCGCAGTTTCCCCCGCTTGGGGTCCATACGTTTCTGACCCACTCTTTAGGCCTGTCCAGTGTGAGGCCCCAGGTGGGAGAAATGAATGGGAGAAGGCCTTCACTCAGTCACCTGGCAGCTGCGTCATGGGGAGACCTAATGCCACTggccaatgtgtgtgtgtgtctgtgtagggGGTGCTTCAGTTCTACCCCTGTGGGCCACAGGACTGCAGTTCCCAGGGACCCCTGCTCCAGGCTGGTGGCCTTCAGCCAAAGCTGGCCTGTAATCTGACCGTCCCTCTCAAAAGGTCACTTCAGAGGTCCTTGAGGGACAGCAACAGGGAGAGCTCAGAGTGACGTGACtttgtgggggggtggggcggggaggggcccaGCCTCAGGTGACCTCCCCATACCACCCCTGGAACCCGGGGTCCCGGTCCCTCTTCTCCCAGCCACCCAGTGTCCTCTGCTAGCTGCCCTTCTTCTGTTCGGGGTACCCTGATCCTCAGCACCTGGGCCTTCAGCCTGTGGGGAATCCTGGCCCCTCTTGCCACATGTGTCCTCCCCACCCGGGTGCAGGGCCACCGTGGAAGCTTGACCAGAGGGCATCCCGCCTGTGGTTTGCAGCCTCTTGCGTGAAGGTCTAGAACCGAAGTCAAGCTGCTCTGATGGAGGCTGGGCCTCCTGTCACCTGTTCTCCTTGACAGCGCCCTCAGCCTCTCCAAGGAGTCCTGATTGAGGGCCGGCAATCAGGCTGCATCCTTCATCTATAACCCAGGAGAGGGGCCCAGATCAGGGCGACCTCAGCCAAAGTCACAGCCCAGAGGTTCTAGTCAAGCCTCAGGCCTCAAGCCAGTGCTCTGCCTGCTGCATCTTGTCTCTGACCCTGCAAAAGGCAGGGACGGGGACAGAAGACAGCAGACCCCAGTGTGTGAGGCCTGGAGGAAGTGGGTCAGCGCAGGGCTGCGAATGAGCCAGGtggccctccctgcccctcctctcctcccctcaccccaaaaTAGCTCCCCAAGCGGCCAAGCCAAGACCGACCCATCGAGGGAGGAGGCGGGGCACGTTGCCCAGAGCCAGGCTTTAAAGCACCAGCCGGCTGGGGATCTCCACTCCCTGGCTGAAGGCACTGCTCAGGCTGCCCGCCTGTCCACACAGTCAGTCCAGCCTGCCCTCCCGCAGCCATGTCCCGGCCCCTGACAGACCAGGAGAGGAGAAAGCAGATCAGCGTGCGTGGCCTGGCCGGCGTGGAGAATGTGACCGAGCTGAAGAAGAATTTCAACCGGCACCTGCACTTCACCCTCGTGAAAGACCGCAATGTGGCCACCCCTCTAGACTACTACTTTGCGCTGGCCTACACTGTGCGCGACCACCTCGTGGGCCGCTGGCTCCGCACGCAGCAGCACTACTACGAGAAGGACCCCAAGGTGCTGCTTGGGGCACCCCGGGAGGGGAATGGGCTGGGTGCCCTGCCTGGGGGCTGGGAGATCTTGACCAAGTGGCAGCCCCTCCCTGGGGTCAGGGCTCTCTGCAGCAAAATAAAGGGTCACTCCAGGTTCCTGAGGTTGGAGGATCCAGGGGTGCCAGGTGCAATGGGTTGCTGGGGCAACCCAGGGGGAGAAATCTGGGATGGGAGCAGGTCAGGGGGCTCGGGTCAGGTAGGCTGGTTGCAAAGGCCCAGGGCTCACTCAGAGAATGGAGGGGCTTCTGGGGGACATGAAGATCCCTGTGGCCTGGGTTGGACCCTAAGTGGAAGGACATATCATTGAATGCATGCGTGGTGTGTGTGCTGGTGCAGCGCCTGGGGCGCAGCTGGGGTGGTGAGATCAAATGTCTGTTGGGGTCACTGGTAAATGTCAGCAACCTGACACTTCTGGGCAGGCGTGGGGGAGGGCCAGGGAGGGGACCCAGGGAACCAGGAGACCAGGCACCATCAGCATCCTAGATCCTGGCAGCTCTCTGTCCTCTTCTTGGGACTGAGGCTTGAGAGCCAGGGGGCCCTCTGCAAGGACGGGAGGTGGCCGACTCTAGCCCTGAGTcatgtgtgaccttgagccaatGACTTTTCTCTGGGCCTGGCTTTCCCTTTTGGGGAGCACTTGGAGGTGCTTCCCTATATTCTGACTCCCTGATGGGCTGTTGGCAGGATTGCATGCAATGAAAGGAGTTCCTACCTCTCCTAGGCACCTCTCCTAACCCCTGAGGTAGATATGGCCAGCCCCatcttccagatgaggaaactgaggcacagagaagaaaagtgatttgtccaaagtcaGAAGAAATGCTGGGACCAGAATCTTGCCTGTTGGGTCCCAAAGCCTGAGAAGGGGGGAGAAATGGAGGCAGGGCTGGAACATGCTGGGGCCTAGGAGTGGGGCAGGAAGTATGAGAGGTGCAGGCCCAGCTGCGCCTGGCTGAATGTTAGTGGGTGGCCTTGatgccctcccctccacctccccacctgTCTCTCCGGGCAGAGGATCTACTACCTGTCTCTGGAATTCTACATGGGCCGGACGCTACAAAACACCATGGTGAACCTGGCCTTGGAGAATGCCTGTGATGAGGCCACCTACCaggtgtgtgggggaggggcaagccTTGGGGCTTGGGAGATTGACCTGCTGGCCCTTGGCCCTGACGCCTGCGGTACCCTCCCGCCTCTAGCTGGGCCTGGACATGGAGGAGCTGGAGGAAGTCGAGGAGGACGCAGGGCTGGGCAACGGGGGCCTGGGCCGGCTGGCGGGTAAGTGAGCAGGGTGGCAGGGGATTGGGCAGAAGGGTTCCTTTGTGCCGCGTCTCTGACACCCACCTCCACGCACACCCCTAGCCTGCTTTCTGGACTCCATGGCGACACTGGGCCTGGCTGCCTATGGCTACGGGATCCGCTATGAGTTTGGGATTTTTAACCAGAAGATCTCTGGGGGTTGGCAGGTGAGTGACCTTGGGCCCTGACCTTATTATTATGATGATGGAGAAGACccctatttgttcattcatctgcaCATAGATCCAGAACCAGCCCCAGCCTTGGTGGAAAACATCCTTGCCCCTTCCCCCTGGCCCCAAGCCAGTTGTTAGCTCTGGGGATAGGAGGTCCATACCTGTGGAATGTCTCAGACTCTCATACATACACAGTGTCCCCGTGGATATTCCACCAGACCAGGGGCCCACCTACCCCAAAGCCCTTCATTTACACCCTCCCTGTATAGGGCACATTAGGGCCACTGCTCCTGGCCTACTCACCACCTGCTGTGGTGTGAGCCTGGCTCTGACActgccttcctttctcccctGACCTGCCTTGGGCTCAGATGGAGGAGGCTGATGACTGGCTTCGCTACGGCAACCCCTGGGAG encodes:
- the SF1 gene encoding splicing factor 1 isoform X9 is translated as MATGANATPLDFPSKKRKRSRWNQDTMEQKTVIPGMPTVIPPGLTREQERAYIVQLQIEDLTRKLRTGDLGIPPNPEDRSPSPEPIYNSEGKRLNTREFRTRKKLEEERHNLITEMVALNPDFKPPADYKPPATRVSDKVMIPQDEYPEINFVGLLIGPRGNTLKNIEKECNAKIMIRGKGSVKEGKVGRKDGQMLPGEDEPLHALVTANTMENVKKAVEQIRNILKQGIETPEDQNDLRKMQLRELARLNGTLREDDNRILRPWQSSETRSITNTTVCTKCGGAGHIASDCKFQRPGDPQSAQDKARMDKEYLSLMAELGEAPVPASVGSTSGPATTPLASAPRPAAPASNPPPPSLMSTAQSRPPWMNSGPSESRPYHGMHGGGPGGPGGGPHSFPHPLPSLTGGHGGHPMQHNPNGPPPPWMQPPPPPMNQGPHPPGHHGPPPMVPGKYACGLWGLSPASRKRYDAATTYGHDAAAAAASQWAASTPSLWSSSPMAAAAAAASTAPSAQQQYGFQYPFAMAAKYDDYHHERWHRVHPAMATAAGGCRSFSRSPSDARQPHYGAPAPRGPAASAARGPSPSAASAAWFRRHDVCPAPSSSASHGPF
- the SF1 gene encoding splicing factor 1 isoform X13, whose amino-acid sequence is MATGANATPLDFPSKKRKRSRWNQDTMEQKTVIPGMPTVIPPGLTREQERAYIVQLQIEDLTRKLRTGDLGIPPNPEDRSPSPEPIYNSEGKRLNTREFRTRKKLEEERHNLITEMVALNPDFKPPADYKPPATRVSDKVMIPQDEYPEINFVGLLIGPRGNTLKNIEKECNAKIMIRGKGSVKEGKVGRKDGQMLPGEDEPLHALVTANTMENVKKAVEQIRNILKQGIETPEDQNDLRKMQLRELARLNGTLREDDNRILRPWQSSETRSITNTTVCTKCGGAGHIASDCKFQRPGDPQSAQDKARMDKEYLSLMAELGEAPVPASVGSTSGPATTPLASAPRPAAPASNPPPPSLMSTAQSRPPWMNSGPSESRPYHGMHGGGPGGPGGGPHSFPHPLPSLTGGHGGHPMQHNPNGPPPPWMQPPPPPMNQGPHPPGHHGPPPMDQYLGSTPVGSGVYRLHQGKGMMPPPPMGMMPPPPPPPSGQPPPPPSGPLPPWQQQQQQPPPPPPPSSSMASSTPLPWQQRSLPAAAMARAMRVRTFRAHW
- the SF1 gene encoding splicing factor 1 isoform X11 translates to MATGANATPLDFPSKKRKRSRWNQDTMEQKTVIPGMPTVIPPGLTREQERAYIVQLQIEDLTRKLRTGDLGIPPNPEDRSPSPEPIYNSEGKRLNTREFRTRKKLEEERHNLITEMVALNPDFKPPADYKPPATRVSDKVMIPQDEYPEINFVGLLIGPRGNTLKNIEKECNAKIMIRGKGSVKEGKVGRKDGQMLPGEDEPLHALVTANTMENVKKAVEQIRNILKQGIETPEDQNDLRKMQLRELARLNGTLREDDNRILRPWQSSETRSITNTTVCTKCGGAGHIASDCKFQRPGDPQSAQDKARMDKEYLSLMAELGEAPVPASVGSTSGPATTPLASAPRPAAPASNPPPPSLMSTAQSRPPWMNSGPSESRPYHGMHGGGPGGPGGGPHSFPHPLPSLTGGHGGHPMQHNPNGPPPPWMQPPPPPMNQGPHPPGHHGPPPMGKSVPGKYACGLWGLSPASRKRYDAATTYGHDAAAAAASQWAASTPSLWSSSPMAAAAAAASTAPSAQQQYGFQYPFAMAAKIPPRGGDGPSHESEDFPRPLVTLPGRQPQQRPWWTGWFGKAA